The Cellulomonas sp. P24 genome contains a region encoding:
- a CDS encoding FtsX-like permease family protein: MFLAWRELRFARSRFTLMGGVVALIAVLVVLLSGLSTGLVNDGVSGLQRLPVTAFAFAGGTKTDSAFSRSIIDLSQVTAWRTRPGVADAAPFGNQLVNGKTNAGLPVDLALFGVEPDSFLAPKVATGAALGTTADGIVISSTLKAAGLAIGDVVTLDRIGTRLTVIGVLPNQHTFGHVDVAYVPLRTWQQVHAGAGPGDTARPQAYQEATAVALRASPGRTIDLAAGDAAAGTTSMTRDASFAASPGYTAETSTLDLIQVFLYAISALVVGAFFTVWTIQRSHELAVMRAMGASTRYLLRDGLSQAFVVLLASTLVGVGIGVAGGGLLSGTSMPFALAAPDITLGAALLVVLGMVGATAAVVRVTRIDPLAALGGQR; this comes from the coding sequence ATGTTCCTGGCCTGGCGCGAGCTCCGCTTCGCGCGCTCACGATTCACCCTGATGGGAGGTGTCGTGGCCCTGATCGCCGTCCTGGTCGTCCTGCTCAGCGGGTTGTCCACCGGTCTCGTGAACGACGGCGTCTCCGGACTGCAGCGGCTCCCCGTCACGGCGTTCGCGTTCGCCGGTGGCACCAAGACCGACTCGGCGTTCTCCCGCAGCATCATCGACCTGTCGCAGGTGACCGCCTGGCGCACGCGACCCGGCGTCGCCGACGCGGCACCGTTCGGGAACCAGCTCGTCAACGGCAAGACGAACGCCGGCCTCCCCGTCGACCTCGCCCTGTTCGGTGTCGAGCCCGACTCGTTCCTCGCCCCGAAGGTCGCCACCGGCGCCGCGCTCGGCACCACGGCCGACGGCATCGTCATCAGCTCGACCCTGAAGGCCGCGGGCCTGGCGATCGGGGACGTCGTCACCCTCGACCGCATCGGGACCAGGCTCACCGTGATCGGGGTGCTGCCGAACCAGCACACCTTCGGCCACGTCGACGTCGCCTACGTACCGCTCCGGACCTGGCAGCAGGTGCACGCCGGCGCCGGACCGGGCGACACCGCCCGGCCCCAGGCCTACCAGGAGGCGACCGCCGTCGCGTTGCGCGCCTCCCCCGGGCGCACGATCGACCTCGCCGCCGGCGACGCCGCCGCCGGGACCACGAGCATGACGCGGGACGCGTCGTTCGCCGCCTCGCCCGGGTACACCGCCGAGACGTCGACGCTGGACCTCATCCAGGTGTTCCTCTACGCGATCTCCGCCCTGGTCGTCGGAGCGTTCTTCACGGTGTGGACCATCCAGCGCAGCCACGAGCTCGCGGTCATGCGCGCGATGGGTGCCTCGACCCGCTACCTGCTGCGCGACGGGCTCTCGCAGGCGTTCGTGGTCCTCCTCGCCTCGACCCTCGTCGGCGTCGGTATCGGCGTCGCCGGAGGTGGTCTGCTCAGCGGCACGAGCATGCCGTTCGCCCTCGCGGCACCCGACATCACGCTCGGCGCCGCCCTGCTCGTCGTGCTCGGGATGGTCGGCGCCACCGCCGCTGTCGTCCGCGTCACCCGCATCGACCCGCTCGCCGCCCTCGGAGGCCAACGATGA
- a CDS encoding ABC transporter ATP-binding protein produces MTATTEAAAGLTLSGVTLRLGDGDSIVTALDAVDLRVRPGELVAVVGPSGAGKSSLLAVAGALTTPDEGDVMVDGIPIGTLGRSAKARFRRSRIGFVFQSGNLIPALTAVDQLRLAVDIAGRGLGSRDPLELLAEVGMAEKARRRPHELSGGERQRVGIARALMTSPTLLLVDEPTAALDRARSQEVVALLARETAHAGVATVMVTHDHDVLHHCDRVVEMVDGRLSPQDD; encoded by the coding sequence ATGACCGCTACCACCGAGGCCGCCGCCGGCCTCACGCTCAGCGGGGTCACCCTGCGACTCGGCGACGGCGACAGCATCGTCACCGCGCTCGACGCCGTCGACCTCCGCGTCCGACCCGGCGAGCTGGTCGCCGTCGTCGGCCCCTCCGGAGCGGGCAAGTCCAGCCTCCTCGCCGTCGCCGGTGCCCTCACGACGCCCGACGAGGGCGACGTCATGGTCGACGGCATCCCGATCGGCACGCTCGGCCGGTCCGCGAAGGCGAGGTTCCGCCGCTCGCGCATCGGGTTCGTGTTCCAGTCGGGCAACCTGATCCCGGCGCTCACGGCGGTGGACCAGCTGCGCCTCGCGGTCGACATCGCCGGCCGCGGCCTGGGCAGCCGCGACCCGCTGGAGCTGCTCGCCGAGGTCGGCATGGCGGAGAAGGCCCGACGACGCCCGCACGAGCTCTCCGGCGGCGAGCGTCAGCGTGTCGGCATCGCCCGTGCGCTCATGACCTCCCCGACACTCCTGCTCGTCGACGAGCCGACCGCCGCTCTCGACCGGGCCCGGAGCCAGGAGGTCGTCGCGCTGCTCGCCCGGGAGACCGCCCACGCGGGCGTCGCGACCGTCATGGTCACCCACGACCACGACGTGCTGCACCACTGCGACCGCGTCGTGGAGATGGTGGATGGGAGACTGTCTCCGCAGGACGACTGA
- a CDS encoding TetR/AcrR family transcriptional regulator, producing MPRIKAATVVEHRAAQRRVLLDAARAILAETGDVPSLAAIAARAELARPSVYQYFRSRQDLLAAVVEDTFPRWSHRITAAMDGAGNPGEQVLAYVEENLQLVADGEHAVARALTAAAPGDVILERSRIMHDQLRTPVVEALRAHGAVDPEATADLVNALVMTGSRMIEAGTDVVEVRRRVTELLAPYLRSPVRG from the coding sequence GTGCCGCGGATCAAGGCAGCCACGGTCGTCGAGCACCGCGCGGCTCAGCGGCGGGTGCTCCTCGACGCCGCCCGGGCGATCCTCGCCGAGACGGGCGACGTCCCGTCCCTCGCCGCGATCGCGGCGAGGGCGGAGCTCGCCCGGCCGAGCGTCTACCAGTACTTCCGGTCGCGTCAGGACCTGCTGGCCGCCGTCGTCGAGGACACGTTCCCCCGGTGGTCGCACCGCATCACCGCGGCCATGGACGGCGCGGGCAACCCCGGCGAACAGGTCCTGGCGTACGTGGAGGAGAACCTGCAGCTCGTCGCCGACGGTGAGCACGCCGTCGCCCGCGCCCTCACCGCGGCGGCCCCGGGGGACGTGATCCTCGAGCGCAGCCGGATCATGCACGACCAGCTCCGCACCCCGGTCGTCGAGGCGCTCCGGGCGCACGGCGCCGTCGACCCGGAGGCCACCGCGGACCTCGTCAACGCTCTCGTCATGACCGGCTCGCGGATGATCGAGGCCGGTACCGACGTGGTCGAGGTGCGACGCCGCGTGACGGAGCTCCTCGCGCCGTACCTGCGTTCCCCGGTTCGCGGGTGA